In Quercus lobata isolate SW786 chromosome 12, ValleyOak3.0 Primary Assembly, whole genome shotgun sequence, a genomic segment contains:
- the LOC115971838 gene encoding phospholipase A1-Ibeta2, chloroplastic: MSMQIGSMLPAHNTNLFQAGRANFQCQTSPLNPLTRKRNTSSTELTKLHIANLDKLLQKPITPNDPQPFLNDSSNGSAENKGRGVLEGLNLARLWPEMKAAEEMSPRHLNRLKRLLSMTAEYSPRNHLGSKWREYHGSNDWKGLLDPLDENLRREVVKYGEYIQAAYHSFHSNPAMSAEEPPLPRHVALPDRTYKVTKSLYATSSVGLPKWVDDVAPDLGWMTQRSSWIGYVAVCDDKREIQRMGRRDIIISLRGTATCLEWVENMRAQLVQIPGDNNDDNDNNNNNNNNNNTDPNHGQAKAECGFLSLYKTRGAHVPSLAESVVEEVRRLMELYKGETLSITVTGHSLGAALALLVADEISTCAPDVPQVAVFSFGGPRVGNKAFADRINAKNVKVLRIVNSQDVITRVPGMFVSEELGQKLRNSKVAGVFDMLDKNMPLAYSHVGAELRVDTRMSPFLKPNADVACCHDLEAYLHLVDGFLASNCPFRANAKRSLVRLLKDQKSNVKKLYTNKAALRLNTDREALPMSMSTCLPSPS; this comes from the coding sequence ATGTCCATGCAGATCGGTTCTATGCTTCCAGCTCATAACACCAACCTCTTTCAGGCCGGACGTGCCAACTTCCAATGCCAAACCTCTCCACTAAACCCTTTAACAAGAAAACGAAACACATCATCCACCGAGTTAACTAAATTGCACATAGCTAACCTCGATAAGCTACTCCAAAAGCCAATCACACCAAACGACCCACAGCCATTTCTTAATGATTCCAGCAATGGATCAGCCGAAAACAAAGGAAGAGGTGTACTAGAAGGGCTTAACTTGGCTAGACTTTGGCCAGAAATGAAAGCAGCAGAAGAAATGTCACCAAGGCATCTGAACAGGCTTAAAAGACTCCTGTCAATGACAGCTGAATACTCTCCAAGAAACCATCTTGGTAGCAAATGGAGGGAATATCATGGTAGCAATGATTGGAAGGGCCTTCTTGACCCACTCGACGAGAATCTCCGCCGAGAAGTGGTGAAATACGGTGAGTATATACAAGCGGCTTATCATTCTTTCCACTCAAATCCGGCCATGTCCGCTGAGGAACCTCCTTTGCCCCGTCACGTGGCGTTGCCTGATAGGACCTATAAAGTGACGAAGAGTCTCTACGCCACCTCATCCGTCGGTTTGCCTAAATGGGTGGATGATGTTGCTCCGGATCTTGGCTGGATGACCCAGCGGTCTAGTTGGATCGGGTATGTTGCTGTTTGTGATGACAAGAGGGAGATTCAAAGGATGGGAAGGAGGGACATCATCATCTCCCTCCGAGGCACCGCCACGTGTCTTGAGTGGGTCGAGAATATGAGGGCACAATTGGTCCAAATTCCAGGTGACAATAACGATGATAAtgataacaataacaataacaacaacaacaataataccGACCCAAACCACGGACAAGCCAAGGCGGAATGTGGGTTCTTGAGCCTCTACAAGACTCGAGGAGCTCACGTGCCGAGCCTGGCTGAGTCCGTGGTTGAAGAGGTTCGAAGGCTCATGGAATTGTACAAGGGTGAGACCTTAAGCATTACAGTCACAGGTCATAGTCTTGGGGCAGCCTTGGCCTTATTAGTAGCAGATGAAATTAGTACATGTGCCCCAGACGTACCACAAGTTgcagttttttcttttggtgggCCTCGCGTGGGCAATAAAGCCTTTGCCGATCGCATCAATGCCAAAAACGTGAAAGTGTTACGAATTGTAAACTCCCAAGACGTAATCACTAGGGTCCCCGGGATGTTTGTGAGCGAAGAGCTTGGCCAAAAGCTGAGGAACTCAAAGGTCGCAGGGGTGTTTGACATGCTTGACAAAAACATGCCATTAGCATACTCACATGTCGGGGCAGAGCTACGAGTCGATACGAGAATGTCTCCGTTTTTGAAGCCGAATGCTGACGTGGCGTGTTGCCATGACTTGGAGGCTTACCTACACTTGGTGGACGGGTTCTTGGCATCAAATTGTCCATTTAGAGCAAATGCTAAACGTAGTTTAGTGAGGTTGCTAAAAGATCAGAAATCTAATGTGAAGAAATTATATACTAATAAGGCAGCCTTGAGATTGAATACTGATAGAGAGGCACTGCCAATGTCAATGTCCACTTGCTTGCCTAGTCCATCTTAA